A window from Salvia miltiorrhiza cultivar Shanhuang (shh) chromosome 2, IMPLAD_Smil_shh, whole genome shotgun sequence encodes these proteins:
- the LOC131011619 gene encoding uncharacterized protein LOC131011619 isoform X2: protein MSAVTFPCLRCLVCGDLRSLQETEAAFILSPFSRERIILCKLGKMWKDVGTPADSYYQVRPDCTDVPERKFRIKGVHPSISGEVWEFLLGCYDPSSTFEEREQIRQRRRYELLRWAYVALPQFVAPRSAALSSAFPRRSPPPPGPPPPWWREEEARLRCSNEALKKIWKRKEGLRCTLSYLIRLPILITFMRKKDFRKEQLVLEDLVLEYIV, encoded by the exons ATGTCTGCTGTAACTTTCCCCTGCCTGAGATGCTTG GTGTGTGGAGATCTGAGATCATTACAAGAGACTGAAGCCGCCTTTATTCTTTCACCGTTTTCTAGGGAAAGGATCATTCTGTGTAAATTGGGAAAAATGTGGAAGGACGTAGGAACTCCAGCCGATTCTTACTATCAAGTGCGACCTGACTGCACTGATGTACCCGAAAGAAAGTTTAGAATCAAG GGTGTTCACCCATCAATTAGTGGTGAAGTTTGGGAATTCTTACTGGGATGTTACGATCCTAGCAGCACTTTTGAGGAAAGAGAGCAAATACGACAGCGTCGAAG ATATGAACTCTTGAGATGGGCATATGTTGCTCTCCCCCAGTTCGTCGCGCCTCGATCTGCCGCTCTCTCGTCCGCCTTTCCCAGAAGGAGTCCACCTCCACCTGGTCCTCCGCCTCCGTGGTGGCgcgaagaagaagctcggctgAGGTGCAGTAACGAAGCCCTCAAGAAGATATGGAAGAGAAAAGAAGGGCTCAGGTGCACTTTAAGCTACCTCATACGATTGCCTATCTTG ATtactttcatgaggaagaaGGATTTCAGGAAAGAGCaactagttcttgaggacttAGTGCTAGAATACAtagtatga
- the LOC131011619 gene encoding uncharacterized protein LOC131011619 isoform X1 has protein sequence MSAVTFPCLRCLVCGDLRSLQETEAAFILSPFSRERIILCKLGKMWKDVGTPADSYYQVRPDCTDVPERKFRIKGVHPSISGEVWEFLLGCYDPSSTFEEREQIRQRRRYELLRWAYVALPQFVAPRSAALSSAFPRRSPPPPGPPPPWWREEEARLRCSNEALKKIWKRKEGLRCTLSYLIRLPILVPIFLVCHFNNSEGSGHSSFFTKSLLQITFMRKKDFRKEQLVLEDLVLEYIV, from the exons ATGTCTGCTGTAACTTTCCCCTGCCTGAGATGCTTG GTGTGTGGAGATCTGAGATCATTACAAGAGACTGAAGCCGCCTTTATTCTTTCACCGTTTTCTAGGGAAAGGATCATTCTGTGTAAATTGGGAAAAATGTGGAAGGACGTAGGAACTCCAGCCGATTCTTACTATCAAGTGCGACCTGACTGCACTGATGTACCCGAAAGAAAGTTTAGAATCAAG GGTGTTCACCCATCAATTAGTGGTGAAGTTTGGGAATTCTTACTGGGATGTTACGATCCTAGCAGCACTTTTGAGGAAAGAGAGCAAATACGACAGCGTCGAAG ATATGAACTCTTGAGATGGGCATATGTTGCTCTCCCCCAGTTCGTCGCGCCTCGATCTGCCGCTCTCTCGTCCGCCTTTCCCAGAAGGAGTCCACCTCCACCTGGTCCTCCGCCTCCGTGGTGGCgcgaagaagaagctcggctgAGGTGCAGTAACGAAGCCCTCAAGAAGATATGGAAGAGAAAAGAAGGGCTCAGGTGCACTTTAAGCTACCTCATACGATTGCCTATCTTGGTGcctatttttttagtttgtcaCTTTAATAATTCTGAAGGTAGCGGtcattcttcatttttcacTAAATCTCTATTGCAGATtactttcatgaggaagaaGGATTTCAGGAAAGAGCaactagttcttgaggacttAGTGCTAGAATACAtagtatga
- the LOC131011619 gene encoding uncharacterized protein LOC131011619 isoform X3, which translates to MSAVTFPCLRCLVCGDLRSLQETEAAFILSPFSRERIILCKLGKMWKDVGTPADSYYQVRPDCTDVPERKFRIKGVHPSISGEVWEFLLGCYDPSSTFEEREQIRQRRRYELLRWAYVALPQFVAPRSAALSSAFPRRSPPPPGPPPPWWREEEARLRCSNEALKKIWKRKEGLRLLS; encoded by the exons ATGTCTGCTGTAACTTTCCCCTGCCTGAGATGCTTG GTGTGTGGAGATCTGAGATCATTACAAGAGACTGAAGCCGCCTTTATTCTTTCACCGTTTTCTAGGGAAAGGATCATTCTGTGTAAATTGGGAAAAATGTGGAAGGACGTAGGAACTCCAGCCGATTCTTACTATCAAGTGCGACCTGACTGCACTGATGTACCCGAAAGAAAGTTTAGAATCAAG GGTGTTCACCCATCAATTAGTGGTGAAGTTTGGGAATTCTTACTGGGATGTTACGATCCTAGCAGCACTTTTGAGGAAAGAGAGCAAATACGACAGCGTCGAAG ATATGAACTCTTGAGATGGGCATATGTTGCTCTCCCCCAGTTCGTCGCGCCTCGATCTGCCGCTCTCTCGTCCGCCTTTCCCAGAAGGAGTCCACCTCCACCTGGTCCTCCGCCTCCGTGGTGGCgcgaagaagaagctcggctgAGGTGCAGTAACGAAGCCCTCAAGAAGATATGGAAGAGAAAAGAAGGGCTCAG ATtactttcatga
- the LOC131011619 gene encoding rab GTPase-activating protein 22-like isoform X4, whose translation MSAVTFPCLRCLVCGDLRSLQETEAAFILSPFSRERIILCKLGKMWKDVGTPADSYYQVRPDCTDVPERKFRIKGVHPSISGEVWEFLLGCYDPSSTFEEREQIRQRRSSSRLDLPLSRPPFPEGVHLHLVLRLRGGAKKKLG comes from the exons ATGTCTGCTGTAACTTTCCCCTGCCTGAGATGCTTG GTGTGTGGAGATCTGAGATCATTACAAGAGACTGAAGCCGCCTTTATTCTTTCACCGTTTTCTAGGGAAAGGATCATTCTGTGTAAATTGGGAAAAATGTGGAAGGACGTAGGAACTCCAGCCGATTCTTACTATCAAGTGCGACCTGACTGCACTGATGTACCCGAAAGAAAGTTTAGAATCAAG GGTGTTCACCCATCAATTAGTGGTGAAGTTTGGGAATTCTTACTGGGATGTTACGATCCTAGCAGCACTTTTGAGGAAAGAGAGCAAATACGACAGCGTCGAAG TTCGTCGCGCCTCGATCTGCCGCTCTCTCGTCCGCCTTTCCCAGAAGGAGTCCACCTCCACCTGGTCCTCCGCCTCCGTGGTGGCgcgaagaagaagctcggctgA